The following are encoded together in the Lathyrus oleraceus cultivar Zhongwan6 chromosome 3, CAAS_Psat_ZW6_1.0, whole genome shotgun sequence genome:
- the LOC127132396 gene encoding serine/threonine-protein phosphatase PP1 — MMATMEGIMDKAVIDDVIRRLLEGKGGKQVQLSESEIRQLCINARQIFLSQPILLDLRAPIRICGDIHGQYQDLLRLFEYGGFPPSANYLFLGDYVDRGKQSLETICLLLAYKIRYPDKIYLLRGNHEDAKINRIYGFYDECKRRFNVRLWKIFTDCFNCLPVAALIDDKILCMHGGLSPELQSLGQIREVVRPTEIPDNGLLCDLLWSDPDSTVEGWHDSDRGVSCTFGPDVVADFLDKNDLDLICRGHQVVEDGYEFFAKRRLVTIFSAPNYGGEFDNAGALLSVDESLVCSFEILKPADKDIGTGTSSSKMNFKKPPTLG; from the exons ATGATGGCAACAATGGAAGGAATAATGGACAAAGCTGTAATAGATGATGTGATTAGAAGATTGTTAGAAGGAAAAGGAGGAAAACAAGTTCAGCTTTCTGAATCTGAGATTCGTCAACTTTGCATCAACGCTAGACAAATCTTTCTATCCCAACCTATTCTTCTTGATCTCCGTGCTCCTATCCGCATTTGCG GTGATATACATGGTCAGTACCAAGACTTATTGAGACTTTTTGAATACGGTGGTTTTCCTCCGTCTGCAAACTACTTGTTTCTCGGCGATTATGTTGACAGAGGGAAGCAAAGTTTGGAGACAATATGTTTGCTCTTGGCTTACAAAATAAGATATCCAGACAAAATTTATCTGTTAAGAGGAAACCACGAAGATGCAAAGATAAACCGAATATATGGTTTTTACGACGAATGTAAAAGGAGGTTCAATGTTAGGCTATGGAAGATATTCACCGACTGTTTTAACTGTTTGCCGGTAGCTGCACTCATTGACGACAAAATACTTTGTATGCACGGAGGACTGTCTCCTGAGTTACAAAGTTTAGGTCAGATAAGAGAGGTTGTGAGGCCGACCGAAATTCCTGATAATGGTCTCTTGTGTGATCTCCTTTGGTCTGATCCTGATTCTACTGTTGAAGGTTGGCATGATAGTGACCGAGGCGTTTCGTGTACTTTTGGACCTGATGTTGTCGcggattttttggataaaaatgaTCTTGATCTTATCTGCAGGGGTCATCAG GTTGTTGAGGATGGATACGAGTTTTTCGCTAAACGGAGATTAGTCACAATATTCTCTGCTCCAAATTATGGCGGGGAGTTTGACAACGCCGGTGCATTATTGTCCGTTGATGAATCTCTTGTATGTTCCTTTGAGATACTGAAACCCGCTGATAAAGATATAGGAACAGGAACAAgttcatcaaaaatgaattttAAGAAG CCCCCAACATTGGGATAG